A region of the Candidatus Nanosynbacter lyticus genome:
AAACCATAAATTATAACCAGGCTCTTTCGGGTTAAATTCCTGGACAATGATCTGAATATCCGGCTTCTCAGCCTTAATTCTTTTCTTTACCGCCCTTATTACCTTCCACCATTTGAATAAGCCTTTTTCCGGCATCCTAACACCCATCATCTGTAGTAAAACGTCGGCTTTTGTTTTTGGCTCATCAGTACGGAGTTGGATATCAAATTGCCGAGATAAAACTGTACCAATAGCAATTTTTGCACTAGCCTTCCCAGCACTGCCTGTTACTGCCACCAATCTAACTTCTGGATGAGCAGCAAAAAACTCCCGCACTAATTCTGCTAGTTTTTCTTCCCTCTTTTTTGAAACCGTAACCATAACTATATCATACCATAAGCATCATAGAAGAGCTGCTACGCGCCCACCCGGGGCATTTTGAAAATGTGTTTGTCTTTCAATTGGCAAGCATAGGAGATGCCCCTATGCGTACCAGCTCACTTGTGATTATGCACCAATTGTCACAAAAACACAAGCACTATTTTTGCTTTGTGTATTCTGGCAAGACTTTTCCGGCAAGAGCTACTGCCATCAGTACCGCAAAACCGCACATAATCGACGGGATGCCAGTGATAGTTGATGGATCAATGATATTGACAAACGTCGTTGGTACAATGAACAATACATAGCCAATAATCAATGACCACAGCGAGCGACGAATATACTTTTTGGCATTTTTACCACGAGTATAGGCGTAGGCAATCGCCATGAACAACAAGCCGTAGTAGTACAACCCATACCACTCACTGATGCCTGGCTGATTTTCAAAAATAACATAGTTTCCCAGACAGACGCCAGCACTAACGCCATTTACGGCCAGCAAAAAGTAACCGATGAATACAGCTGCTAGGACGTATCCCAGCACTGGGATCCAGCGTCGTTTGTCGGCAGAGATCTGATAGACCAGATGAATACCCAGAGGTGGCAACATGGTGATCGCCACGTAGCCAAGCTTTGCCCAGCCCACGCTATCAAACAGCACCGTGCCTTCACAAACGTTATATTCAGCCCATTGAAACAGTGCTAGACAAACGAGTAGCGCCACGACGATCCTCGTCACGGGAGTTAGTTTGTAACGCCACACTGTATGAATCGCTAAAATAATCTCAATAGCTAAGGTTGCCAACATCACTGGCGGTGAAAAACAGTAGAGCTTCGGTGTTCTGAATTTATCCATATGGTGCATTATACACTAGTCTTGGTCGGTCTTGATGTGGTACTTCTGGTAGAACAGCTTGGCAGACTGCTCAATCTCCCGGTGGCGAGCCTTACCGCGAACGTCAATGTCCAGATGTGTACAGACGATATCTCCAGTCGCCATAATCTTCACACCCGCCTCACGCAGTCGATGCGCTAAATCCTGCCCTTCGTGATAGCGAAACTCTGCGTCATATCCACCAACCTTTGCAAAATCATCAATCAGCAGCGCGAAGCTCCCCTCAGCCACCCAGTCAACTTGACGATCCACCGTAACTCGCTCGCCCCAAATCCATGGATAGTCCCAGCCGCGTTGCTGTAATGTTTGGCGATGATCTGCTTGGACTACCTGTGTAAACTGCCGGTCATGCTGCGGGTGCATTTCATGGCCATAATTCCAGGCCATCGGCTGACCGTTGTTGTAGAGAATAGTACTGCCAAGCATGATATGATTTTCGCCAGCAAACTTTTGGCGCAACATATCGGCAACATTCTCTGTCTCAACGCGCATGTCACAATCGATGAACCATACCACGCCAGTTTTATGCATATCCAAAAAACGATTACGATTGGCTCCTGCGCCAATATTTTTCTCACCAAAGATAAAATTGACTACCGGAAATTCACGGGCGAGATCTTGCAGTTTTTGCTGGTCGGTGGAATGATCATCAAGCACCGTGATGCTATCAAAATCCTGTTCTGTCAGCTGCGCCAAAAGACTCCTCAAAGCCTGAGGCGCGTTATAGTGTGGGATGGCGACGTGAACTTGCATATCGTTTTACCTCGTCAGTGAACTAATCACCGAACTCCTGTTCTTCACTATCTGCTTTTTCTTCACGATATTTATCTGGCTGGGCACGGAAAATTTCTACCCATTTACTGCCATCGACCAGGTCGTTATATTCAATATAGTGCCGATTATCAAAGCCGCCCTTTTTCTGCTTTTTGCGCGCCATTTCCTCTTGGACTTGCTCTGTAGAAAAGCCAAAATCTTGGTGTAGTGTATCAACAACTTCTTGCAAATCAGCCAGCTCTTTGAGTGATTCATCACGCTGTTTATCACCCAGCGGAATCTCATCTGCCTCCTCATGAACTTTATGCACTAGCTCACGGCGAAATTCCCGACTGTCCAATTCACGGTATTCCGTATGTAACACTTCTGGGTCATCCAAACAATTTGACACCACTCTATCGCGCACTAGTTTTTGTAAGTAAAATCGGACCATCACCACCCCCTATTCTTTTATAATTTGTAGAAGTTCTTGCTCATCAATAATTTTAGTGCCGTATTGTTTGGCTTTTTTCAGTTTGCTGGCACCAATTTTACCGCCAGCTACCAAATATGTCGTATCTTTTGCAACAGCGGTTTGGAAGGTGCCCCCGAGATTGCGGATTTTTTCGACGGCGGCATCACGGCCCATCGATTGCAGAGTGCCAGTGATGGCAAAACTTTGACCAGCCAGTCGGTCGGATTTTTGGCTAAACTGCGGCGTCACACCCAAGTCAGAAAATTTTTCGAGCAGCTTCACATTATCTTCATCAGCGAACCACGCCACGATTGACTCGGCGACGATTTCACCCACGCCGTCCACTTCGCGTAGCTCATCAATAGTCGCTTGACTTAGCTTCTCAACACTTTCAAAGTGGTTTGTGAGGTCAATCGCTGTCTGGGCGCCGACATGGCGAATACCGAGTCCAAACAAGAATCGCTCCAGGGCTGGCTGTTTCTTAGCAGCAATGGCATCAATGAGCTTTTGCGCAGAAATCTCAGCGAAACGCTCTAGCCCCAATAAATCATCTTTCGTCAACCGGTAAATATCCGCCAAATCATTGACCAGCCCAGCTTCGACCAGCGCCTCGACATTTTTCTCGCCCAGCGTAT
Encoded here:
- a CDS encoding histidine kinase N-terminal 7TM domain-containing protein, whose amino-acid sequence is MDKFRTPKLYCFSPPVMLATLAIEIILAIHTVWRYKLTPVTRIVVALLVCLALFQWAEYNVCEGTVLFDSVGWAKLGYVAITMLPPLGIHLVYQISADKRRWIPVLGYVLAAVFIGYFLLAVNGVSAGVCLGNYVIFENQPGISEWYGLYYYGLLFMAIAYAYTRGKNAKKYIRRSLWSLIIGYVLFIVPTTFVNIIDPSTITGIPSIMCGFAVLMAVALAGKVLPEYTKQK
- a CDS encoding glycosyltransferase family 2 protein; this encodes MQVHVAIPHYNAPQALRSLLAQLTEQDFDSITVLDDHSTDQQKLQDLAREFPVVNFIFGEKNIGAGANRNRFLDMHKTGVVWFIDCDMRVETENVADMLRQKFAGENHIMLGSTILYNNGQPMAWNYGHEMHPQHDRQFTQVVQADHRQTLQQRGWDYPWIWGERVTVDRQVDWVAEGSFALLIDDFAKVGGYDAEFRYHEGQDLAHRLREAGVKIMATGDIVCTHLDIDVRGKARHREIEQSAKLFYQKYHIKTDQD
- a CDS encoding nucleoside triphosphate pyrophosphohydrolase, encoding MVRFYLQKLVRDRVVSNCLDDPEVLHTEYRELDSREFRRELVHKVHEEADEIPLGDKQRDESLKELADLQEVVDTLHQDFGFSTEQVQEEMARKKQKKGGFDNRHYIEYNDLVDGSKWVEIFRAQPDKYREEKADSEEQEFGD